A genomic region of Janthinobacterium lividum contains the following coding sequences:
- the cydB gene encoding cytochrome d ubiquinol oxidase subunit II, producing the protein MILHEMISYETLRLIWWLLIGILLVGFAITDGFDLGTGILLPFVGKTDLERRVVINSIGPVWEGNQVWLILGGGAIFAAWPQLYAVSFSGFYLAMFVILVALIVRPVAFKFRSKREDPRWRARWDAALFVGGFVPALICGVAIGNVLQGVPFRFSPDMHIFYDGSFFALLNPFALLCGLVSVAMLVMHGATWLQLKTDGAVAERARRYGSVAAIATVVLYALAGVALWLWVDGYRISSTVVVDGPSNPLLKTAEVHVGAWFLNFAAHPWTWIAPALGLLCPLLAFAFQRARREVPALLASAAGIAGIILGVGAAMFPFILPSSIDPRASLTVWDSSSSHMTLFIMLVVTAVFIPLIVAYTTWVYKVLWGKVDGKAIEDESGHAY; encoded by the coding sequence ATGATTTTGCATGAAATGATTTCTTACGAAACACTGCGCCTGATCTGGTGGCTGCTGATCGGCATCCTGCTGGTGGGCTTTGCCATCACGGACGGCTTCGACCTGGGCACGGGCATCCTGCTGCCCTTCGTCGGCAAGACGGACCTGGAACGCAGGGTCGTCATCAACAGTATCGGTCCCGTGTGGGAGGGCAACCAGGTGTGGCTGATCCTCGGCGGCGGCGCCATCTTTGCCGCCTGGCCGCAACTGTACGCCGTCTCGTTCTCGGGCTTTTATCTGGCCATGTTCGTCATCCTCGTGGCGTTGATCGTGCGTCCCGTGGCCTTCAAATTCCGCAGCAAGCGCGAAGATCCGCGCTGGCGCGCCCGTTGGGATGCGGCCCTGTTCGTGGGCGGTTTCGTGCCGGCCCTGATCTGCGGCGTGGCGATCGGCAATGTGCTGCAAGGCGTGCCGTTCCGTTTCTCGCCAGACATGCACATCTTCTATGACGGCAGCTTCTTTGCGCTGCTCAACCCGTTCGCCCTGCTGTGCGGCCTCGTCTCGGTCGCCATGCTGGTGATGCACGGCGCCACCTGGCTGCAGCTGAAAACGGACGGCGCCGTGGCCGAACGGGCGCGCCGCTACGGCAGCGTGGCGGCGATCGCGACAGTGGTGCTGTATGCGCTGGCCGGCGTGGCCCTGTGGCTGTGGGTCGATGGCTACCGCATCAGCAGCACGGTGGTGGTCGACGGTCCGTCGAATCCGCTGCTGAAAACGGCGGAAGTCCACGTGGGCGCCTGGTTCCTCAATTTTGCCGCCCATCCGTGGACCTGGATCGCCCCTGCGCTGGGCCTGCTTTGCCCGCTGCTGGCGTTTGCCTTCCAGCGTGCGCGCCGCGAAGTGCCGGCCTTGCTGGCCAGCGCGGCCGGCATCGCCGGCATCATCCTTGGCGTGGGCGCGGCCATGTTCCCGTTCATCCTGCCATCGTCGATCGACCCGCGTGCCAGCCTGACGGTGTGGGATTCCTCGTCCAGCCACATGACCCTGTTCATCATGCTGGTCGTCACGGCCGTCTTCATTCCCCTCATCGTGGCGTACACGACGTGGGTATATAAAGTGCTGTGGGGTAAGGTTGATGGAAAAGCAATTGAAGACGAGAGCGGTCACGCTTACTAA
- the cydD gene encoding thiol reductant ABC exporter subunit CydD, translated as MPTTPLSLPRFILPRAASLAQGGAALLWLPQAALLAWAVQAMQGGAPWRAALLPAAGVLLLGVLRAGCEAWGARRMYAAAREHLSTLRAQVAQALAQRSPLDRQRAQSGQAASIIAEQAEAIVPYLVRYKPARWKVMLVPLVILAVVTPLSWIAALILLIAAPLIPVFMALVGMGAQAASRAQMVEMGSMNAFLLDRLRGLATLRALDAVDATAERLDASSQSVRRRTMVVLRIAFLSSAVLELFSALGVAMVAAFIGFSLLGSINFGTWGRELNLGQGLFILLLAPAFFEPLRELAAVWHDKAAGEAGLAGLHDLAGEGVPLPGAQVLPAAVSAAAMAVAAPPAVELRQLRFAHPGEAPVFDGFDLKVRAGEHVALLGASGAGKTTLLSLLAGLLPASGGDIRIGGVRLTDSTVNTLRQRMAWMGQRPHVFAASVSQNVTLGRVGAHAAQVTQALHLADLAAVAQAQPAVMLSDGGQGLSGGEAVRLALARVALHPHADLLLVDEPTAHLDSETAARVTDALLALAKGKTMIVATHDPVLAGRLQRTVQVDARVLVQEQQA; from the coding sequence ATGCCGACCACGCCCTTGTCCTTGCCCCGCTTTATTCTTCCCCGTGCCGCCAGCCTGGCGCAGGGCGGTGCCGCCTTGCTGTGGCTGCCACAAGCGGCCTTGCTGGCCTGGGCCGTGCAAGCCATGCAGGGCGGTGCGCCCTGGCGTGCGGCCCTGCTGCCGGCCGCTGGCGTGCTGCTGCTGGGTGTGCTGCGCGCCGGCTGCGAAGCGTGGGGCGCGCGGCGCATGTATGCGGCGGCGCGCGAGCACCTGTCGACCTTGCGCGCGCAAGTGGCACAGGCGCTGGCGCAGCGTTCGCCGCTGGACCGCCAGCGCGCCCAGTCGGGCCAGGCGGCCAGCATCATCGCCGAACAGGCCGAAGCCATCGTGCCGTATCTGGTGCGCTACAAGCCGGCGCGCTGGAAAGTCATGCTCGTGCCGCTCGTGATCCTCGCCGTGGTGACGCCGCTGTCGTGGATCGCCGCCTTGATCCTGCTCATCGCCGCGCCCCTGATTCCCGTCTTCATGGCCCTTGTCGGCATGGGCGCGCAAGCGGCCAGCCGCGCACAGATGGTGGAAATGGGCAGCATGAACGCCTTTCTGCTGGACCGCCTGCGCGGCCTGGCCACCTTGCGCGCGCTCGACGCCGTCGACGCCACCGCTGAACGGCTGGACGCCTCGTCGCAATCCGTGCGCCGGCGCACGATGGTGGTGCTGCGCATCGCCTTTTTGTCGTCCGCCGTGCTGGAACTGTTTTCCGCGCTGGGCGTGGCCATGGTGGCGGCGTTTATCGGTTTCTCCTTGTTGGGCAGCATCAATTTCGGCACCTGGGGCCGGGAACTGAACCTGGGGCAGGGCTTGTTCATCCTGCTGCTGGCGCCCGCGTTTTTCGAGCCCTTGCGCGAACTGGCCGCCGTCTGGCATGACAAGGCAGCCGGCGAAGCGGGCCTGGCCGGCTTGCACGACCTGGCGGGCGAGGGCGTGCCCCTGCCTGGCGCGCAGGTACTGCCTGCCGCCGTCTCCGCCGCCGCCATGGCGGTGGCGGCACCGCCCGCCGTGGAGCTCCGGCAATTGCGCTTTGCCCATCCCGGCGAGGCGCCCGTGTTTGACGGCTTCGACTTGAAGGTGCGTGCCGGCGAACACGTGGCCCTGCTGGGCGCCAGCGGCGCCGGCAAGACCACCTTGCTATCCTTGCTGGCCGGCTTGCTGCCCGCCAGCGGCGGCGACATCCGCATCGGCGGCGTGCGCCTGACCGACAGCACGGTCAATACCTTGCGCCAGCGCATGGCCTGGATGGGGCAGCGCCCGCACGTGTTTGCCGCGTCCGTCAGCCAGAACGTGACCCTGGGCCGCGTTGGCGCGCATGCCGCGCAGGTGACGCAGGCCCTGCACCTGGCTGACCTGGCCGCCGTGGCGCAGGCGCAGCCGGCCGTCATGCTCAGCGATGGCGGCCAGGGCTTGTCCGGTGGCGAAGCCGTGCGCCTGGCCCTGGCCCGCGTGGCCCTGCATCCGCATGCCGACCTGCTGCTGGTCGATGAACCGACGGCGCACCTGGACAGCGAAACGGCGGCGCGCGTGACGGATGCCTTGCTGGCACTGGCGAAAGGCAAGACGATGATCGTCGCCACGCACGACCCCGTGCTGGCTGGCCGGCTGCAGCGCACGGTGCAGGTCGATGCCCGAGTCCTGGTACAGGAGCAGCAGGCATGA
- a CDS encoding PEP-CTERM sorting domain-containing protein, producing MKSVKSIAIKASMLAAMTVLASAAQAATWVDVGPASGFVIAGSTVTYSPSPALQVKYYDDNLVPQSPSDIQGYINGVFGTSLGAAVSYCDNATSGCTAGTTAGLSGGVNSYTSAAAYDYLAIHFGQGELVFHWAAPVAAGTTFTVEGLPKDLSNYRAFISAVPEPETYAMLLAGLGLLGFLARRRQGK from the coding sequence ATGAAAAGCGTAAAGAGCATTGCCATCAAGGCATCCATGCTGGCCGCAATGACTGTACTGGCAAGTGCGGCGCAAGCGGCCACCTGGGTGGATGTGGGTCCGGCCAGCGGTTTCGTCATCGCCGGCAGCACCGTCACCTATTCACCATCGCCGGCACTGCAGGTGAAATATTATGACGATAACCTGGTACCACAGAGTCCCTCGGACATCCAGGGTTATATCAATGGCGTGTTCGGCACCAGCCTGGGCGCCGCCGTCTCGTATTGCGACAACGCCACCTCGGGCTGCACTGCCGGCACCACGGCAGGCTTGAGTGGCGGTGTCAATTCCTATACGAGCGCGGCCGCCTATGACTATCTGGCCATCCACTTCGGCCAGGGCGAACTGGTGTTCCACTGGGCCGCTCCCGTGGCTGCCGGCACCACCTTCACGGTGGAGGGCCTGCCCAAGGATCTGAGCAACTACAGGGCCTTCATTTCCGCCGTGCCGGAACCTGAAACCTATGCCATGCTGCTCGCCGGCCTGGGCCTGCTGGGCTTCCTGGCACGCCGCCGCCAAGGAAAGTAA
- a CDS encoding methylated-DNA--[protein]-cysteine S-methyltransferase, with product MEYDCIVVPSPVGELTLVARGAALTAILWENDKPNRVRLGAMRVDDSCPVLQETARQLAEYFAGTRQQFDVPLDFAGTPFQQEVWRALLTIPYGQTRSYGEIARQIGRPAAVRAVGAANGKNPISIIAPCHRVIGATGELTGFAGGLHAKETLLALEGIALSSDREALKTGHARRRAVPIDTAQGCLF from the coding sequence ATGGAATACGACTGCATCGTGGTGCCCTCGCCCGTGGGCGAGCTGACCCTGGTGGCGCGCGGCGCGGCCCTGACCGCCATCCTGTGGGAAAACGACAAGCCCAACCGCGTGCGTCTGGGCGCGATGCGCGTCGATGACAGTTGCCCCGTGCTGCAGGAAACGGCGCGCCAGCTGGCGGAATATTTCGCCGGCACGCGCCAGCAATTCGACGTGCCGCTCGATTTTGCCGGCACGCCTTTCCAGCAGGAAGTGTGGCGTGCGCTGCTGACGATACCGTACGGCCAGACGCGCAGCTATGGCGAGATCGCGCGCCAGATCGGCCGTCCCGCCGCCGTGCGCGCCGTGGGCGCCGCCAACGGCAAGAATCCCATTTCCATCATCGCCCCCTGCCACCGCGTCATCGGCGCCACGGGCGAGTTGACGGGTTTTGCGGGCGGCCTGCATGCCAAGGAAACCTTGCTGGCCCTGGAAGGCATCGCCCTGTCCAGCGACCGCGAAGCGCTGAAAACGGGCCACGCCCGCCGCCGCGCCGTGCCCATCGATACGGCGCAAGGCTGTTTGTTTTAA
- a CDS encoding amino acid ABC transporter ATP-binding/permease protein encodes MKNSLIRNPVLRQLLLAQPGKLIGGALLAALTAVAGMALLGLSGWFITATSIAGLHASTAILFDVFGPSAGIRLLAIGRTGSRYAERLVTHDATFAALASIRVRLFRGWSRPEAASRLLRQPAKLLFRLTADIDALESLYLRLLVPAFTALCAALLAGVALGVMQWQLGLGLAAWLLAAGGGISWIVAQRARRPAIVRSRAIEKLRSGTIDLVAGQTDLVMAGRIDAQCAALAQIDRSLAQADFALLRLETAAGAAYGVAGSATLAGVLLAVAALQEQQALSVPAAALALLIALTAVEPFAGLRRGALEAGRMLLAMRRLAPRLAGQDVAVPPVDAAPGLRLERVSAAHAGSHVAILHDVSLHIAAGERVALIGPSGAGKSTLLALAARELAPLSGTVAAPRACLFTQKTELFQDSLRDNLRLADPTASDAQLWAALQAAGLDGEVRAFADGLGTMLGEGGLGLSGGQARRLALARLFLHESTLWLLDEATEALNAQTASDVLQRLGARCEGRSLLIATHLRREAALADRLLRIRDGRIVEELRRGTDGFEAALAGLRGD; translated from the coding sequence ATGAAAAATTCACTGATACGCAACCCCGTCCTGCGCCAGTTGCTGCTGGCCCAACCCGGCAAGTTGATCGGCGGCGCCTTGCTGGCGGCCCTGACGGCGGTGGCCGGCATGGCCTTGCTGGGCTTGTCCGGCTGGTTTATTACCGCCACCTCGATCGCCGGCCTGCATGCGTCCACCGCGATCCTGTTCGACGTGTTCGGCCCGTCCGCCGGCATCCGCCTGCTGGCCATCGGCCGCACGGGTTCGCGCTATGCGGAGCGCCTCGTCACGCACGACGCCACGTTCGCCGCGCTGGCCAGCATCCGCGTGCGGCTGTTCCGTGGCTGGTCGCGCCCGGAAGCGGCCAGCCGCCTGCTGCGCCAGCCCGCCAAGCTGCTGTTCCGCCTGACGGCCGATATCGATGCGCTCGAATCGCTGTACTTGCGCCTGCTGGTGCCTGCCTTCACGGCCTTGTGCGCGGCCTTGCTGGCCGGCGTGGCGCTGGGCGTGATGCAGTGGCAGCTGGGCCTGGGTCTGGCCGCATGGCTGCTGGCCGCCGGCGGCGGCATCAGCTGGATCGTCGCGCAGCGCGCCCGCCGTCCCGCCATCGTGCGTTCGCGCGCCATCGAAAAGTTGCGTTCGGGCACCATCGACCTCGTGGCGGGCCAGACGGACCTGGTGATGGCGGGACGCATCGACGCCCAGTGCGCCGCGCTGGCGCAGATCGACCGCTCGCTGGCGCAAGCCGATTTTGCCCTGCTGCGCCTGGAGACGGCGGCCGGCGCCGCGTATGGCGTGGCGGGCAGCGCGACCCTGGCCGGCGTGCTGCTGGCCGTGGCCGCGCTGCAGGAGCAGCAGGCGCTGAGCGTGCCGGCCGCGGCCCTGGCCCTGCTGATCGCCCTGACGGCCGTGGAACCGTTTGCGGGACTGCGCCGCGGCGCGCTGGAAGCGGGCCGCATGCTGCTGGCCATGCGCCGTCTGGCGCCGCGCCTGGCTGGACAGGACGTAGCGGTGCCGCCCGTGGACGCCGCGCCGGGCTTGCGCCTGGAACGCGTCAGCGCCGCCCATGCGGGCAGCCATGTGGCCATCTTGCATGACGTATCGCTGCATATCGCCGCCGGCGAGCGCGTGGCCTTGATCGGTCCCAGCGGTGCGGGCAAGTCCACCTTGCTGGCCCTGGCCGCGCGCGAGCTGGCGCCGCTGTCGGGCACGGTAGCCGCGCCGCGCGCCTGCCTGTTCACGCAGAAGACGGAATTGTTCCAGGACAGCTTGCGCGACAACCTGCGCCTGGCCGACCCCACCGCCAGCGATGCGCAGCTGTGGGCGGCGCTGCAGGCAGCCGGCCTGGACGGCGAAGTGCGGGCCTTCGCGGACGGCTTGGGCACCATGTTGGGCGAGGGCGGTTTGGGATTGTCGGGCGGCCAGGCGCGGCGCCTGGCGCTGGCGCGGCTGTTCCTGCACGAGTCGACCTTGTGGCTGCTCGACGAAGCGACGGAAGCGCTGAATGCGCAGACGGCAAGCGACGTCCTGCAGCGCCTGGGCGCGCGCTGCGAAGGGCGCAGCTTGCTGATCGCAACCCACTTGCGGCGCGAAGCGGCGCTGGCGGACCGGCTGCTGCGCATCCGCGACGGCCGCATCGTCGAAGAGCTGCGACGCGGCACGGATGGCTTCGAAGCGGCCCTGGCGGGCTTGCGGGGGGATTAA
- a CDS encoding GbsR/MarR family transcriptional regulator: MTPLILTFVSHFGEMGSRWGFNRTVGQVYALLFVAEHPLHADEIAEHLSFSRSNVSIGLKELQGWGLIRQSRIPGDRREYFSSLGDVWQIFRVVAAERRRREVAPTLTVLRESLLAPATEPVDQYAQERMREMYELVDLANTWFDDLQRLSPESMAQLMKMGAKVQKLLNAKDRLFGVSNNSD; this comes from the coding sequence ATGACGCCGCTGATCCTGACCTTCGTCAGCCATTTCGGCGAGATGGGCAGCCGCTGGGGCTTTAACCGCACGGTGGGGCAAGTGTACGCCTTGTTGTTTGTCGCGGAGCATCCTTTACACGCGGATGAAATCGCGGAACACCTGAGTTTTTCACGCTCGAACGTGAGCATCGGCCTCAAGGAACTGCAGGGCTGGGGCTTGATACGCCAGTCGCGCATTCCCGGTGACCGGCGCGAGTATTTTTCCTCGCTGGGCGATGTGTGGCAAATCTTCCGCGTGGTGGCCGCCGAGCGCCGCCGCCGCGAAGTAGCGCCCACCCTGACGGTGCTGCGCGAATCGCTGCTGGCGCCGGCCACGGAACCCGTGGACCAGTATGCGCAGGAGCGCATGCGCGAAATGTATGAATTGGTCGACCTGGCCAACACCTGGTTCGACGACTTGCAGCGCCTGTCGCCCGAATCGATGGCGCAGCTGATGAAAATGGGCGCCAAGGTGCAAAAACTGCTCAACGCCAAGGATCGCCTGTTTGGCGTCAGCAACAACAGCGACTGA
- a CDS encoding DUF1294 domain-containing protein, protein MPYLVILFFVVLYLLATFFFHIPALVALVYGVLSLSCFVAYAIDKSAAKQGRWRTPERTLLLLGLLCGWPGAVLAQQWLRHKSSKRSFRIAFWITVAINIGAFVYFSMHYAAPDIGTEVAPIEL, encoded by the coding sequence ATGCCCTACCTTGTCATCCTGTTCTTTGTTGTTCTGTATTTGCTGGCCACTTTCTTTTTCCACATTCCCGCCCTGGTCGCCCTCGTGTATGGCGTGCTGAGCCTGAGCTGTTTCGTTGCCTATGCGATCGACAAGTCCGCCGCAAAACAGGGACGCTGGCGCACGCCGGAACGCACCCTGTTGCTGCTGGGACTGCTTTGCGGCTGGCCGGGTGCCGTACTGGCGCAGCAATGGCTGCGCCACAAGTCCAGCAAGCGTTCATTCCGCATCGCGTTCTGGATCACGGTCGCCATCAACATCGGCGCTTTCGTGTATTTCAGCATGCATTACGCGGCGCCCGATATCGGCACCGAGGTGGCGCCGATCGAACTGTAA
- a CDS encoding cytochrome ubiquinol oxidase subunit I, giving the protein MDFDIVALSRLQFALTALYHFIFVPLTIGLSVILAIMETVYVMTNRPIWRDMTKFWGVLFGINFAMGVATGIVMEFQFGMNWSYYSHYVGDIFGAPLAIEGLMAFFLEATFVGLFFFGWDKLSKRGHLVTTWLVAIGSNFSALWILIANGWMQNPVGAAFNPQTMRMEVTDFGAVLTNPVAQAKFVHTVSAGYTAAAIFVLGISAWYLLKGRHVQLAKRSMTVAASFGLAASLSVVVLGDESGYLSSEHQKMKLAAIEAMWTTEPAPAAFTAFGFPDAKARETHYAVHIPMVMGLIGTRSLTTEIPGIEQLVDRGELLIKDGIKAYDALQTIRGVAPGSPVPQEAKDMFESKGQSMGYALLLKRYVDDPRQATPEQIRKAALDTVPPVGPLFWSFRVMVGLGMFFILLTGTFFILSTRRTLDKHRWLLKVAVFAIPLPWVAIEAGWIVAEVGRQPWVIEGVLPTAVAVSNLGATTLLITIAGFAAIYTVLLIIEMKLMLKAIRKGPEEKAPAPVPAPAAIQTQRA; this is encoded by the coding sequence ATGGACTTCGATATTGTCGCTTTATCCAGACTGCAGTTCGCGCTGACAGCTCTGTACCACTTTATATTTGTTCCGCTGACGATCGGCCTGTCAGTGATCCTCGCCATCATGGAGACGGTTTATGTGATGACGAACCGCCCCATCTGGCGCGACATGACCAAGTTCTGGGGTGTCTTGTTCGGCATCAACTTCGCCATGGGCGTGGCGACGGGCATCGTCATGGAATTCCAGTTCGGCATGAACTGGAGCTATTACAGCCATTATGTGGGCGACATTTTCGGCGCGCCGCTGGCCATCGAGGGCTTGATGGCCTTCTTCCTGGAAGCGACCTTCGTCGGCCTGTTCTTCTTCGGCTGGGATAAGCTGTCGAAGCGGGGCCACCTGGTCACGACCTGGCTGGTGGCCATCGGTTCGAACTTCTCGGCCCTGTGGATCCTGATCGCCAACGGCTGGATGCAAAATCCCGTCGGCGCGGCCTTCAATCCGCAAACCATGCGCATGGAAGTGACGGATTTCGGCGCCGTGCTGACGAATCCCGTGGCACAGGCCAAATTCGTGCACACGGTGTCGGCCGGCTATACGGCCGCGGCGATTTTCGTGCTGGGTATTTCCGCCTGGTATCTGCTGAAGGGCCGCCACGTGCAGCTGGCCAAGCGCTCGATGACGGTGGCCGCCTCGTTCGGCCTGGCCGCCTCGCTGTCGGTAGTGGTGCTCGGTGATGAAAGCGGCTACCTGTCGTCCGAACATCAGAAGATGAAGCTGGCCGCGATTGAAGCCATGTGGACCACGGAGCCGGCCCCGGCCGCCTTCACGGCCTTCGGCTTCCCTGACGCGAAAGCGCGCGAAACGCATTACGCCGTGCACATCCCGATGGTCATGGGCTTGATCGGCACGCGTTCGCTGACGACGGAAATCCCTGGCATCGAGCAACTGGTCGACCGCGGCGAGCTGCTGATCAAGGATGGCATCAAGGCGTATGACGCGCTGCAGACCATCCGCGGCGTGGCGCCGGGCAGCCCCGTGCCGCAAGAGGCGAAGGACATGTTCGAGTCGAAAGGCCAGTCCATGGGCTATGCCCTGCTGCTGAAACGCTATGTCGACGATCCGCGCCAGGCCACGCCCGAGCAGATCCGCAAGGCCGCGCTCGACACCGTGCCGCCCGTGGGGCCCCTGTTCTGGTCCTTCCGCGTGATGGTGGGCCTGGGCATGTTCTTTATCTTGTTGACTGGTACGTTCTTCATCCTGTCGACGCGCCGCACCCTGGACAAGCACCGCTGGCTGCTGAAAGTGGCCGTGTTCGCCATCCCGCTGCCATGGGTGGCCATTGAGGCGGGCTGGATCGTGGCCGAAGTGGGCCGCCAGCCGTGGGTCATCGAGGGCGTGCTGCCGACGGCCGTGGCCGTGTCGAACCTGGGCGCGACGACCTTGCTGATCACGATTGCCGGCTTTGCCGCCATCTACACCGTGTTGTTGATTATCGAAATGAAGCTCATGCTCAAGGCCATCCGCAAGGGGCCGGAAGAGAAGGCGCCGGCCCCCGTGCCAGCCCCCGCTGCCATTCAGACTCAACGCGCCTAA
- the cydX gene encoding cytochrome bd-I oxidase subunit CydX — translation MWYFAWILGLPLAATFAVLNAMWYEIADGDTTPEQYRDTPK, via the coding sequence ATGTGGTATTTTGCCTGGATACTGGGACTTCCGCTGGCGGCGACTTTCGCCGTGCTCAACGCGATGTGGTATGAAATTGCCGATGGCGACACGACGCCCGAGCAGTACCGCGACACGCCGAAATAG
- a CDS encoding nucleotidyltransferase domain-containing protein — MTTIPTYDDIRAIAARLVRQQYPTAVAAIIGGSFATGRQTPSSDIDLLLLFDHLDCAWRSTIVAEGRTVELFAHDVATFTYFCKEIDAPGGTVPLARMVLEGENIAAPGPQHAQLLALAQAIAAAGPPVLDVDNLQRRRYAITTSLEDLVDSRHPGEALTVACQLYPALADLHLRAAGQWSGEGKHLFRRLLAFDAYIAGQLDGALRLVAADLPAGQHAFGQVAAAVLAPVGGPLLDGFTLPAPAHWRSAPAG, encoded by the coding sequence TTGACGACGATCCCTACCTATGACGATATCCGCGCGATTGCCGCGCGGCTGGTGCGGCAGCAATATCCCACGGCCGTGGCGGCCATCATCGGCGGCTCGTTCGCCACGGGCCGGCAGACGCCCAGTTCCGATATCGACTTGCTGCTGCTGTTCGACCACCTCGACTGCGCCTGGCGCTCGACCATCGTGGCCGAAGGGCGCACGGTGGAACTGTTCGCGCATGACGTGGCCACGTTCACGTATTTTTGCAAGGAAATCGATGCGCCGGGCGGTACGGTGCCGCTGGCGAGGATGGTGCTGGAAGGCGAGAACATCGCCGCGCCCGGACCGCAGCACGCGCAGCTGCTGGCGCTGGCGCAAGCCATCGCCGCCGCCGGGCCGCCCGTGCTCGATGTGGACAATTTGCAGCGGCGCCGCTACGCCATCACCACCTCGCTGGAAGACCTGGTCGACAGCCGTCACCCGGGCGAGGCGCTGACCGTTGCCTGCCAGCTGTATCCGGCGCTGGCCGACCTGCACTTGCGCGCGGCGGGCCAGTGGAGCGGCGAGGGCAAGCACCTGTTTCGCCGCCTGCTGGCGTTCGACGCCTATATCGCCGGGCAACTCGATGGCGCGCTGCGCCTGGTGGCGGCCGACTTGCCGGCCGGCCAGCATGCGTTCGGGCAGGTTGCCGCCGCCGTGCTGGCGCCGGTCGGCGGCCCCTTGCTCGATGGCTTTACCTTGCCGGCGCCCGCGCACTGGCGCAGCGCGCCGGCAGGTTGA